In Blastopirellula sp. J2-11, a single genomic region encodes these proteins:
- a CDS encoding SGNH/GDSL hydrolase family protein: MRSFFVFRVASLVLFISGLAASVAWATDPPAKVTLSGDWEVQVDVAGNGDDPGVSALVAVDLPGLFTVTAEQHDSLPVYDPAGPQYYRGARLTALISESLTAPDVLDPSSVVVRSGPTDTAETYVRGRDYEFENRWGGIGRLAGGRIAAGTPVFISYQHSLSRIDSIVLNGAGELEYRAGQPKAEAPASPQIVAGERRLANVWIPGPLERLTKKNLFPLLETAYPEPAATSPSLAEQKIPRAMAKLRSGEPLRILAWGDSVTEGAYLAHPEREHWQQQFVARLRQRFPQAKIELVTEAWGGRTTGSYLAVPPGEPHNYQETVLDAKPDLVISEFVNDAGLSPAAVEDRYGKLLADFQAIGAEWIILTPHYVRPDWMGLDRQNEIDDDPRPYVQGLREFAAQHPVALADASLRYGRLWRQGIPYNSLMVNCINHPGPAGLAIFADALMELFPEK; the protein is encoded by the coding sequence ATGAGAAGCTTCTTCGTATTCCGTGTTGCTTCGTTGGTGTTGTTCATCAGCGGATTAGCGGCGTCAGTTGCTTGGGCGACGGATCCGCCAGCCAAGGTAACTTTGAGCGGGGACTGGGAAGTGCAGGTCGATGTCGCCGGCAACGGGGACGATCCGGGGGTGTCGGCGTTGGTCGCGGTGGATCTGCCGGGGCTGTTTACGGTGACGGCTGAGCAGCATGATAGTTTGCCGGTTTATGATCCGGCGGGGCCGCAGTATTATCGCGGCGCTCGGCTGACGGCGTTGATTTCTGAATCGCTGACGGCGCCTGACGTGCTCGACCCGAGCAGCGTGGTGGTTCGTAGCGGGCCGACCGATACGGCGGAAACTTATGTGCGTGGTCGCGATTATGAATTCGAAAATCGTTGGGGCGGGATTGGTCGCTTGGCCGGCGGGAGGATCGCCGCGGGGACGCCTGTGTTTATCAGCTATCAGCATTCGCTTTCGCGGATCGATTCGATCGTGTTGAACGGTGCTGGCGAGTTGGAGTATCGGGCCGGCCAACCGAAGGCCGAAGCGCCGGCGTCGCCTCAGATTGTCGCCGGAGAACGACGCTTGGCGAACGTGTGGATACCGGGCCCGCTAGAGCGGCTGACGAAGAAGAATCTGTTTCCCCTTTTGGAGACCGCTTATCCCGAGCCGGCGGCGACTTCTCCTTCGCTGGCCGAGCAGAAAATTCCTCGCGCGATGGCCAAGTTGCGCTCAGGCGAGCCGCTGCGAATTTTGGCTTGGGGTGACAGCGTGACCGAAGGCGCCTACCTGGCCCACCCAGAGCGGGAACACTGGCAACAGCAATTTGTCGCGCGGCTGCGGCAGCGCTTTCCCCAAGCGAAGATCGAACTAGTGACCGAAGCTTGGGGCGGTCGAACGACCGGTTCCTACTTGGCGGTTCCGCCGGGTGAGCCGCACAATTATCAGGAAACAGTGCTGGACGCGAAGCCCGACCTGGTGATTAGCGAGTTTGTGAATGACGCCGGTTTGAGCCCGGCGGCGGTGGAAGATCGCTATGGCAAGTTGCTGGCCGACTTTCAAGCGATCGGCGCCGAATGGATCATTCTCACGCCGCACTATGTGCGACCTGACTGGATGGGATTGGATCGGCAGAATGAGATTGATGACGACCCGCGCCCGTATGTGCAGGGGCTGCGAGAATTCGCCGCCCAGCATCCGGTGGCGCTGGCCGACGCGTCGCTGCGGTATGGTCGACTGTGGCGACAAGGGATTCCGTACAACAGTCTGATGGTGAACTGCATCAATCATCCGGGGCCTGCCGGGCTGGCGATTTTTGCCGACGCGCTGATGGAGCTGTTTCCAGAGAAGTAA
- a CDS encoding PVC-type heme-binding CxxCH protein, with product MMILVKQAWIAVVVSLGLLGGQAFADEFPIPENTEKSTSTPVDPAAVVKSAKLPPGFQLSLIAAEPDVRNPIAMTMDERGRLWVAENYSWAGGGAGGFNSDIRDRILIFEDTNGDGTLDKRSVFWDQASKLTSIEIGDGGVWAICLPHLLFIPDRDRDDAPDGPPVVVLDGFDSSSGVSHTPANGLKWGPDGWLYGRHGILATSRVGKPGASDSQRFAINTGVWRYHPIRDVAEPVMHGMTNSWGFDFDEHGEMFVINTVIGHLWHVIPGAHTERMFGLDINPHSYQLLKQVADHVHWDEGENWADVRKGITDNTSAAGGGHAHIGLMIYQGDNWPAEYRNRLYTLNLHGLRINTDYLKRSGAGYTATHGPDICFMEDPWFRGMELITGPDGGVYIADWSDTGECHDHDGVHRSSGRIYKLTYGEPKRIAPFDLQKQATDQLIALLAHRNTWWARQARRLLTERAATSKNEEELATLHAALQKSLRETSDPIVRIRLLETIATTAGADEAWWIKQLAAEDEYQRSAALKFLVDLTTQAGATPSAVVLQTLQQLAASDPSGLVQLHLASSLQRLPVDLRWEITQQLAQRDEYATDAVLPLMIWYGIEPAITRDSTKALALVEKSQMPLLTELVARRMTLEIEREPGAVDQMLALVAEGKCRYPESVIRGMAAALNGWQKAAAPKPWSDVAKKYGQAQDVEIRNHVQSLSVVFGDGRALDEIRVIVTNNQLPAEARRSALRSLLVSRPADYVPTLVQLLDDPALMIEALRGLAQYDDPSIPAKILARASKYDAAARAEMIQTLAARPSSARTLLDAVQAKRIAASEISAFQARQIASLENEELTRDLIQLWGDVRVSAAEKRALIDSFKEKLSPEVLSQADLSAGRVLFQKTCASCHVLYGQGRLLGPDLTGSNRKNIDYLLENVIDPSASVGADFRTVVIAMDDGRVLNGVIGELNERTLTLKSAQESITLDRQEIEAMKTSQVSLMPEGQLQKLSDEETRNLIAYLMSSVQAPLPPE from the coding sequence ATGATGATATTGGTAAAACAAGCATGGATTGCGGTTGTCGTCAGTCTGGGCCTGCTCGGCGGTCAGGCCTTCGCCGACGAGTTTCCCATACCCGAGAACACCGAAAAATCGACTTCTACGCCGGTCGACCCTGCTGCGGTGGTGAAGTCAGCGAAGTTGCCGCCGGGGTTTCAGTTGTCGTTGATCGCGGCCGAGCCGGATGTGCGGAATCCGATTGCGATGACAATGGACGAGCGCGGACGGTTGTGGGTTGCGGAGAACTATAGTTGGGCCGGCGGCGGCGCTGGCGGTTTTAACAGCGACATCCGCGATCGGATCTTGATTTTTGAAGACACCAACGGCGATGGGACGCTCGACAAACGGTCGGTGTTTTGGGATCAAGCCTCTAAGCTGACCAGTATTGAAATTGGGGATGGCGGCGTTTGGGCGATCTGCCTGCCGCACTTGTTGTTTATTCCGGATCGTGATCGAGATGACGCGCCGGATGGCCCGCCGGTGGTGGTGTTGGATGGATTCGACAGTAGCAGCGGCGTGTCGCATACGCCGGCCAACGGACTGAAGTGGGGGCCCGATGGTTGGCTGTATGGTCGTCATGGGATTTTGGCGACCAGCCGCGTCGGCAAGCCTGGCGCGAGTGACTCGCAGCGATTTGCAATTAACACCGGCGTGTGGCGCTATCATCCGATTCGCGATGTGGCCGAGCCGGTGATGCACGGGATGACCAACTCGTGGGGATTTGACTTTGACGAGCATGGCGAGATGTTTGTCATCAACACCGTGATCGGGCATCTCTGGCACGTGATCCCGGGCGCACATACCGAGCGAATGTTCGGGCTCGACATCAACCCGCACTCTTATCAGTTGCTGAAGCAGGTCGCCGATCACGTCCATTGGGACGAAGGAGAAAATTGGGCCGATGTCCGCAAAGGCATTACTGACAACACGAGCGCGGCCGGCGGTGGTCATGCGCATATCGGGCTGATGATCTACCAAGGAGACAACTGGCCCGCCGAGTATCGCAATCGGCTTTATACGCTGAACCTGCACGGGCTGCGGATCAATACCGACTATCTGAAACGGAGCGGCGCCGGGTACACGGCGACGCATGGGCCCGATATCTGCTTTATGGAGGATCCCTGGTTCCGCGGCATGGAACTAATCACCGGTCCTGATGGCGGCGTCTACATCGCTGACTGGAGCGACACCGGCGAATGTCATGACCACGACGGGGTTCATCGCAGCAGCGGGCGGATCTACAAGCTGACGTATGGTGAACCAAAGCGGATCGCTCCGTTTGATCTGCAGAAGCAAGCGACCGACCAGCTGATCGCATTGCTCGCGCATCGCAACACCTGGTGGGCGCGTCAGGCGCGACGGCTGTTGACCGAGCGCGCCGCGACATCGAAGAATGAGGAAGAACTAGCGACGCTGCATGCGGCGCTTCAGAAAAGCTTGCGCGAGACCAGCGATCCGATCGTGCGGATTCGGTTGCTGGAGACGATCGCGACGACCGCCGGAGCGGATGAAGCGTGGTGGATTAAGCAATTGGCGGCGGAAGACGAATACCAGCGCAGCGCCGCTTTGAAATTTTTGGTGGATCTGACCACGCAAGCGGGCGCGACTCCCTCGGCCGTGGTTTTGCAAACGTTGCAGCAACTTGCGGCCAGCGATCCTTCTGGATTGGTGCAATTGCATCTAGCGTCGTCGCTGCAGCGACTGCCGGTGGATCTGCGGTGGGAGATCACCCAACAACTGGCGCAGCGAGACGAATATGCGACCGACGCCGTCTTGCCGCTGATGATCTGGTATGGAATTGAACCGGCGATAACGCGTGATTCGACGAAGGCGCTGGCGCTGGTCGAAAAATCGCAAATGCCGCTGCTGACCGAGTTGGTCGCACGGCGGATGACCTTGGAGATCGAACGTGAGCCTGGCGCCGTTGATCAAATGTTGGCGCTCGTAGCGGAGGGAAAATGCCGCTATCCCGAAAGCGTGATCCGCGGCATGGCCGCGGCGCTCAACGGTTGGCAGAAAGCGGCGGCGCCGAAGCCTTGGTCAGACGTAGCGAAGAAGTATGGTCAGGCGCAGGACGTGGAGATCCGCAATCATGTGCAAAGCCTGAGCGTGGTCTTTGGCGATGGTCGTGCGCTGGACGAAATCCGTGTGATCGTGACCAACAACCAACTGCCGGCCGAGGCGCGACGTTCTGCGTTGCGTTCGTTGCTGGTCAGTCGTCCGGCCGATTATGTGCCGACCTTGGTGCAACTGCTGGATGATCCGGCGCTGATGATCGAAGCGCTGCGCGGATTGGCACAGTATGACGATCCGTCGATTCCGGCGAAGATTTTGGCGCGGGCTTCTAAGTATGACGCCGCCGCGCGAGCCGAGATGATTCAGACGCTCGCGGCTCGGCCGAGTTCGGCGCGAACGCTGTTAGACGCCGTCCAGGCGAAGCGGATCGCAGCCAGCGAGATCTCTGCGTTTCAGGCGCGGCAGATCGCGTCGCTGGAGAATGAAGAGCTAACCCGTGACCTGATCCAACTGTGGGGAGATGTGCGCGTCAGCGCCGCCGAGAAACGCGCGCTGATCGACAGCTTCAAGGAGAAACTGTCGCCTGAGGTTTTATCGCAAGCCGATCTGTCAGCGGGGCGCGTGCTGTTTCAGAAGACTTGCGCCAGTTGCCATGTGTTGTATGGCCAGGGGCGACTGCTGGGGCCTGACCTGACCGGTTCGAATCGGAAGAATATCGATTATCTGTTGGAAAATGTGATCGATCCCAGCGCCAGCGTCGGCGCCGATTTTCGGACGGTCGTCATCGCGATGGACGATGGCCGCGTGCTGAACGGCGTGATCGGCGAGTTGAACGAACGGACGCTGACTCTGAAGTCAGCGCAAGAGTCGATCACATTGGACCGGCAAGAGATTGAAGCGATGAAGACGAGCCAGGTATCGCTGATGCCGGAAGGTCAACTGCAAAAGCTGAGCGACGAGGAAACGCGGAACCTGATCGCTTATCTGATGTCAAGCGTCCAGGCGCCGCTGCCGCCAGAGTAA
- a CDS encoding carbohydrate porin, translated as MQFPVRRFVAPLVTTALMMLGSGSPAAAQCDCADCSAAAAAPTAPNYAGCICERQALLGDWLGTRSCMLEHGMLWDIDQTEFFFGVASGGKEQRFTFAGHGDYVLNWDLGKAGIQEGMFVKLRAEHRYGESISAFDGSALPATIVTDLPSPGSNNVYLTDVLFTQFLSEEVAVFAGKLDALDGDTNAFASKRGKDQFSNLGFVVNPLLLRSVPYSTLGTGFILLRDSAPIFSFTILNPTNTSSTSGFEELFAEGVTINSEIRLPYEIGGYQGHQLFGGSWSSRQYTSLGQDPRVVLPDVPIEQTSGTWAFYWNMDQYLVHYDDEPTKGWGMFARASVADDQANPLASFFSVGIGGDSPICSRRQDTFGVGYYYLETSDQIGPFLQAVLGPIGDGHGVEMFYNYEVTPWFHLTTDMQILRPEVTDIDTALLVGLRGKISF; from the coding sequence ATGCAGTTTCCCGTTCGACGATTTGTCGCCCCTCTGGTGACGACTGCGCTCATGATGCTCGGCAGCGGCAGTCCGGCAGCCGCTCAGTGCGACTGCGCTGACTGCTCGGCCGCAGCGGCCGCGCCGACGGCGCCCAACTATGCCGGCTGCATTTGTGAACGTCAGGCGTTATTGGGGGATTGGCTCGGCACACGCAGTTGCATGCTCGAACATGGCATGCTGTGGGACATCGATCAGACCGAGTTCTTTTTTGGCGTCGCCAGCGGCGGCAAAGAGCAACGGTTTACCTTTGCCGGGCACGGCGACTATGTCTTGAACTGGGATCTCGGCAAAGCCGGCATTCAAGAAGGCATGTTTGTCAAGCTTCGTGCCGAGCATCGTTATGGCGAGTCGATTTCTGCATTCGACGGATCGGCGTTGCCGGCGACGATCGTGACCGACTTGCCTTCGCCTGGCAGCAATAACGTCTATCTCACAGACGTCTTGTTCACGCAATTTCTGTCGGAAGAAGTCGCCGTGTTCGCCGGCAAACTGGACGCGCTGGACGGCGACACCAATGCGTTCGCCTCCAAACGGGGCAAAGATCAATTCTCGAATCTGGGATTTGTCGTCAACCCGTTGTTATTGCGTTCCGTCCCCTACTCGACGCTGGGAACCGGCTTCATCCTGTTACGAGACTCGGCGCCGATCTTTTCCTTCACCATCCTCAATCCAACCAATACGTCGAGCACGAGCGGATTTGAGGAATTGTTCGCCGAAGGGGTCACGATCAACAGCGAAATTCGTTTGCCTTATGAAATTGGGGGCTATCAAGGACATCAACTATTCGGCGGCTCGTGGAGCAGTCGCCAGTACACGTCGCTGGGACAAGATCCGCGCGTCGTCTTGCCGGACGTTCCTATTGAACAAACCTCAGGCACTTGGGCGTTCTACTGGAATATGGACCAGTACTTGGTCCACTACGACGACGAACCGACCAAAGGCTGGGGCATGTTCGCTCGGGCCAGCGTCGCCGACGATCAGGCGAATCCGCTCGCTTCTTTTTTCAGCGTCGGCATCGGCGGCGATAGTCCGATCTGCTCGCGCCGGCAAGACACCTTTGGCGTCGGTTACTACTACCTAGAGACGAGCGATCAGATCGGCCCCTTCTTGCAAGCCGTGCTAGGTCCGATCGGCGACGGCCACGGAGTCGAGATGTTCTATAACTACGAAGTTACTCCTTGGTTCCATCTGACGACCGATATGCAAATCCTTCGCCCTGAAGTAACCGATATTGATACGGCGCTGCTGGTCGGTTTACGCGGCAAGATCAGCTTTTAA
- the floA gene encoding flotillin-like protein FloA (flotillin-like protein involved in membrane lipid rafts), with amino-acid sequence MLSYGGIAFVAIIGLIFLIVVLRYGAIWFQAFVSGADISLRSLVGMSLRQVPPSTIVTAKIMGKQAGLSIDRQSGISTQKLEAHFLAGGDVMRLMQALIAADRAGIDLDFERAAAIELAGRDVFDAVRTSVSPKVIDCPQPVGGVHKALSAVAKDGVELLVRARVTVRTNLAQLIGGATEETIVARVCQGIVTVIGSSNTHMEVLETPANISRGVLERGLDANTAFEIVSIDILDVDVGKNIGARLQTDQAEADTRVARALAEIRRAEAVALQQEMVAKVVDCRVAMVRAEAQVPKALAFAIRAGNLYSTGAPVLFLNRSTQSRPVDGLSTDGPLLMPPHSGDDNN; translated from the coding sequence ATGCTTTCTTATGGCGGCATTGCTTTTGTCGCCATCATCGGGCTGATATTTCTGATTGTGGTGCTGCGCTATGGGGCGATCTGGTTTCAGGCGTTTGTCTCTGGCGCCGACATTAGCCTCCGCAGCTTGGTCGGCATGAGTTTGCGGCAAGTTCCGCCGTCGACCATCGTCACCGCAAAAATCATGGGCAAGCAAGCCGGCCTGAGCATCGACCGCCAGTCCGGCATTAGCACGCAGAAGCTGGAAGCTCACTTCTTGGCAGGCGGTGATGTGATGCGTCTGATGCAAGCGTTAATCGCCGCCGATCGCGCCGGAATCGATCTCGATTTTGAACGCGCCGCCGCGATCGAGCTTGCCGGCCGCGACGTCTTTGACGCCGTCCGCACCAGCGTTTCGCCCAAAGTGATCGACTGTCCGCAACCGGTTGGCGGAGTCCACAAGGCGCTCAGCGCCGTCGCCAAAGATGGAGTCGAACTGTTAGTGAGAGCCCGCGTGACCGTGCGAACCAATCTGGCCCAATTGATTGGCGGTGCGACCGAAGAAACGATTGTCGCCCGCGTTTGTCAAGGGATTGTCACGGTCATCGGTTCTTCCAACACGCACATGGAAGTGTTGGAGACGCCGGCCAACATTTCCCGCGGAGTGCTGGAGCGAGGGCTCGACGCCAACACCGCGTTTGAGATTGTCTCGATCGACATTCTGGATGTCGACGTTGGCAAAAACATTGGCGCTCGCCTCCAGACCGATCAGGCCGAAGCCGACACGCGCGTCGCTCGAGCGTTGGCCGAAATTCGTCGCGCTGAAGCGGTCGCCCTGCAGCAGGAAATGGTCGCCAAAGTGGTCGACTGTCGCGTTGCGATGGTGCGTGCTGAAGCCCAGGTCCCGAAAGCGCTCGCGTTCGCGATTCGAGCTGGCAACTTGTACTCGACAGGCGCACCCGTTCTGTTTCTCAATCGCTCCACCCAATCGCGCCCGGTCGATGGCCTCTCGACCGACGGTCCCCTACTGATGCCGCCGCATTCCGGCGACGACAACAACTAG
- a CDS encoding class I SAM-dependent methyltransferase produces MTQPTNDPILARNRAAWNDAARSGNPWSLPIDAATVARARTGDWQVILTPTKAVPRSWLGDLPGKQLLCLASGGGQQSPTLAAAGAHVTSFDLSDEQLALDRLVAEREGLEIRLEQGDMADLSRFADASFDLIFHPCSNVFVRDIRPVWRECARVLRPGGRLLAGFMNPSYFLFDHEEDAATETLLVRHRLPYDESIHPDLSQTRRRQLAGGEAFEFSHSLQSQIGGQLAAGLVLIDLYEDWWSDAATRLNQFSPTTIATLTTKPPL; encoded by the coding sequence ATGACGCAACCGACGAACGATCCGATCTTGGCCCGCAATCGCGCCGCCTGGAATGACGCCGCACGTAGCGGCAATCCCTGGTCGCTGCCAATCGATGCCGCGACCGTGGCCCGAGCACGAACCGGCGATTGGCAGGTGATCCTCACGCCGACCAAAGCCGTGCCGAGATCCTGGTTGGGCGATCTGCCAGGCAAGCAGCTGCTCTGTCTCGCCTCGGGCGGCGGTCAACAGTCGCCCACATTGGCCGCCGCCGGCGCTCATGTCACCAGCTTCGATCTTTCGGACGAACAATTGGCGCTCGATCGTCTGGTGGCCGAAAGGGAAGGGCTGGAAATACGTCTGGAGCAAGGAGACATGGCCGATCTCTCTCGCTTTGCCGACGCTTCGTTCGATTTGATCTTCCATCCCTGCTCGAACGTCTTCGTACGTGACATTCGCCCGGTGTGGCGAGAGTGCGCCCGGGTATTGCGCCCCGGCGGTCGCCTTCTGGCCGGCTTCATGAACCCCAGTTATTTTCTGTTCGATCATGAAGAAGACGCGGCGACCGAAACCCTGCTGGTCCGGCATCGACTCCCTTATGACGAATCGATTCACCCTGACCTCAGCCAGACGCGGCGTCGTCAACTGGCCGGCGGAGAAGCGTTCGAGTTCAGCCATAGCCTGCAGTCGCAAATCGGCGGACAACTCGCCGCCGGGCTGGTGTTGATCGACCTCTATGAAGATTGGTGGTCTGACGCCGCAACGCGATTGAACCAGTTCTCGCCCACCACCATCGCGACTTTGACGACCAAGCCGCCGCTCTAG
- a CDS encoding c-type cytochrome, which produces MSYDKLPPIAAALSLIIGWWFFAGNALTAEPAVDYPPGKLGEVVRLGEEIVLQTDQHPLSKPYVGNALRCTSCHLEGGKHPQAGSFLQTAAAYPAWSPRESRVITLEDRVLNCFMRSQNGVRPPNGSQVAVAVTTYITWLSTGAKIEMNAEKPLGPNHVPPIDLAAHQPANSERGKIVYLQRCSECHGEDGGGDDDNPPLWSDRSYNDGAGLSRVEKLAPWLKVAMPLDDATLSEQEAIDVAAFVNSHARPRFNLKDHLPPPERRGEYNAKK; this is translated from the coding sequence ATGAGTTACGACAAGTTACCCCCGATCGCCGCGGCGCTATCCCTGATTATCGGTTGGTGGTTCTTCGCAGGCAACGCACTGACGGCGGAGCCAGCCGTCGATTATCCGCCGGGCAAACTGGGAGAAGTCGTCCGACTGGGCGAAGAGATCGTCTTGCAGACTGACCAACATCCTCTCTCCAAGCCGTATGTCGGCAACGCGCTGCGCTGTACGTCGTGTCATTTGGAAGGGGGAAAGCATCCGCAGGCAGGCAGCTTTTTGCAAACCGCCGCCGCCTATCCCGCTTGGTCGCCGCGTGAGAGTCGCGTGATCACGCTCGAAGATCGCGTGTTGAACTGCTTCATGCGCAGCCAGAACGGCGTTCGTCCGCCGAATGGAAGTCAAGTCGCGGTCGCGGTGACGACCTACATCACCTGGTTGTCGACCGGCGCCAAAATCGAAATGAACGCCGAAAAGCCGCTCGGCCCGAACCATGTGCCGCCGATTGATCTTGCCGCGCATCAGCCGGCCAATAGCGAGCGCGGCAAGATTGTCTACCTGCAGCGCTGCTCGGAGTGTCACGGCGAAGATGGCGGCGGCGATGACGATAACCCGCCGCTGTGGAGCGATCGATCGTACAACGACGGCGCAGGGCTAAGCCGCGTCGAGAAGCTGGCGCCTTGGCTGAAAGTCGCGATGCCGCTGGATGACGCGACGCTGAGTGAGCAAGAAGCGATTGATGTCGCCGCGTTTGTAAACAGCCACGCGCGGCCCCGCTTCAACCTGAAGGATCACCTGCCGCCGCCAGAGAGACGCGGCGAGTACAACGCCAAAAAGTAG
- a CDS encoding DUF1653 domain-containing protein: MDAQILPGRYRHYKGPEYTVLGVARHSETEELLVVYRQEYPPHGLWVRPAAMFAETVEIDGKTIPRFEKIAD; encoded by the coding sequence ATGGATGCCCAGATCCTTCCTGGCCGATATCGCCACTACAAAGGGCCGGAATATACCGTGCTAGGCGTCGCACGGCACAGCGAAACCGAAGAACTGCTGGTCGTCTATCGCCAAGAATATCCCCCGCATGGTCTTTGGGTCCGGCCAGCCGCAATGTTTGCCGAAACGGTCGAGATTGACGGTAAAACGATTCCGCGGTTTGAAAAAATTGCCGACTGA
- a CDS encoding circularly permuted type 2 ATP-grasp protein: protein MQQQSSIEQVNGVSEYDVGEYYDEMFAQDSSPRDNCNLLYKRVIGLTSLDLQRRKLAAERSMVRLGITFNVYGDEEGTERIIPFDILPRIIDADEWKWVSDGLKQRIAALNLFIGDIYSDQKILKDGAIPEHVVRSAASFRPQCVGLKPPKGIWCHITGTDLVRDQEGKFYVLEDNLRCPSGVSYVLQNRQLMKQAFPDLFESLSVRPIDDYCGKLLDALNFLAEDRTETPTVGVLTPGVYNSAYFEHSFLAQQMGVDLVEGRDLVVQDKKVFMRTTKGLARIDVLYRRIDDDFIDPKVFREDSLLGVPGLIEAYEAGNIALANAPGTGIADDKVVYAYVPEMIKYYLGEDPILPNVPTFVCWDEKQRDHVLKNLDKFVVKPANESGGYGMLIGPRSTREEQAKFADLIKANPRNYIAQPTLSLSRAPVIIEDHLEGRHVDLRPFIIYGRDVFVLPGGLTRVALKKGSLVVNSSQGGGSKDTWVVEELP from the coding sequence ATGCAACAACAATCGTCCATAGAACAAGTAAACGGCGTTTCGGAGTACGACGTAGGCGAATATTACGACGAAATGTTCGCGCAGGACTCGTCGCCTCGAGACAATTGCAACCTGCTCTATAAACGGGTCATCGGGCTCACCTCGCTTGATCTGCAACGTCGCAAGTTGGCGGCCGAGCGATCGATGGTGCGGCTGGGAATCACTTTTAACGTCTATGGCGACGAAGAAGGGACCGAGCGGATCATTCCGTTCGATATTCTCCCTCGAATTATCGACGCCGATGAGTGGAAGTGGGTCAGCGACGGTCTGAAGCAGCGCATCGCCGCGTTGAATCTATTTATCGGCGACATTTACAGCGATCAGAAGATCCTGAAAGATGGCGCGATCCCCGAACATGTCGTCCGTTCCGCCGCTTCCTTCCGACCGCAATGCGTCGGTTTGAAGCCGCCCAAGGGAATCTGGTGCCATATCACTGGAACCGACTTGGTGCGGGATCAGGAAGGAAAGTTCTACGTCCTCGAAGACAATCTTCGTTGCCCGTCCGGCGTTTCTTATGTTCTGCAGAATCGCCAGTTGATGAAGCAGGCGTTTCCAGACTTGTTTGAATCGTTGTCGGTCCGACCGATTGACGACTATTGCGGCAAACTGCTCGACGCGCTTAACTTTTTGGCGGAAGACCGGACCGAGACTCCCACCGTCGGCGTGCTGACGCCGGGCGTCTACAACTCGGCTTATTTCGAGCATTCGTTCCTGGCCCAACAAATGGGGGTCGACCTGGTTGAAGGTCGCGATCTCGTCGTACAAGACAAAAAAGTCTTCATGCGCACGACGAAAGGGCTCGCTCGTATCGACGTCCTCTATCGCCGCATCGACGATGATTTTATCGATCCGAAAGTCTTCCGCGAAGATTCGCTGCTGGGCGTGCCGGGGCTGATCGAAGCTTACGAGGCCGGCAACATCGCTCTGGCGAATGCGCCCGGGACCGGAATCGCGGACGACAAGGTCGTCTACGCCTACGTCCCAGAGATGATCAAGTATTATCTGGGGGAAGACCCGATCTTGCCGAACGTCCCGACGTTTGTTTGCTGGGACGAGAAGCAACGCGATCATGTGCTGAAAAATCTAGATAAATTTGTCGTGAAACCGGCCAACGAGTCTGGCGGCTACGGCATGCTGATCGGCCCGCGATCGACCCGCGAAGAGCAAGCGAAATTCGCCGATTTGATCAAAGCCAATCCACGCAATTACATCGCCCAACCGACGCTTAGTCTCTCCCGAGCGCCGGTGATTATTGAGGATCACCTGGAAGGACGTCACGTCGATTTGCGACCGTTTATTATCTACGGTCGTGACGTCTTCGTGCTTCCAGGCGGATTAACCCGAGTCGCTTTGAAAAAGGGCTCACTCGTGGTTAACTCCTCGCAAGGCGGCGGGAGCAAAGATACCTGGGTTGTTGAGGAACTGCCGTAA